In the Manis javanica isolate MJ-LG chromosome 14, MJ_LKY, whole genome shotgun sequence genome, one interval contains:
- the LOC118970613 gene encoding olfactory receptor 14C36-like, whose product MANSTMVTEFLLTGFADKWQLRFLLSVLFLLMYLATLLGNLLIVSATTLEQNLHKPMYFFLRNLSILDMCYASVTVPKACVNSITDNRAISVAGCAAQIFLVIYCVYVELLFLTVMARDRYVAICQPLHYPVIMNHQFCVWTTLVSMLSGLAYAAVHTGNTFRLSFCQSNVVHQFFCDIPSLLSLSCSDTFNNFLLLIVSAILVAGGSFIFITISYIYIFCTVMKFPTRERGKAFSTCVPHILVVSVFLSSSSCVYLRPSGASDILQRVILTVCYTIVPPFLNPIIYSLRNTQVKEAVRKVMLRNT is encoded by the exons aTGGCCAATTCCACCATGGTGACTGAGTTTCTCCTCACGGGCTTTGCTGATAAGTGGCAGCTGAGGTTCCTGCTCTCCGTGTTATTCCTTCTGATGTACTTGGCCACCTTGTTAGGGAATCTCCTCATCGTCTCTGCCACCACACTCGAACAGAACCTTCACaagcccatgtacttcttcctcaggaacCTGTCCATCTTAGACATGTGCTATGCTTCTGTCACTGTCCCCAAAGCCTGTGTCAACTCCATCACTGACAACAGGGCCATTTCAGTGGCTGGCTGTGCAGCTCAgatcttcctggttatttattgTGTGTATGTGGAGCTTCTGTTCCTCACCGTCATGGCCcgtgaccgctatgtggccatctgccagcccctccaCTACCCCGTCATCATGAACCACCAGTTCTGTGTCTGGACAACACTTGTCTCCATGCTCAGTGGGCTTGCCTATGCAGCTGTGCACACAGGGAACACATTCCGGCTGTCCTTCTGTCAGTCCAACGTGGTCCACCAGTTCTTCTGTGACATCCCCTCTCTGCTGAGCCTCTCCTGCTCTGACACCTTCAACAATTTCCTCTTACTTATTGTTTCTGCTATTTTGGTCGCTGgtggctcatttatttttatcaccatatcttatatttacatattttgcacTGTGATGAAGTTTCCAACCAGGGAGAGAggcaaggccttctccacctgtgtcCCTCACATCCTGGTGGTGTCTGTCTTCCTCAGCTCTAGCAGCTGTGTGTACCTAAGGCCTTCAGGGGCCTCTGACATTCTCCAGAGAGTGATTCTTACTGTATGTTACACAATAGTTCCTCCATTCTTGAATCCCATTATCTACAGTCTTAGAAACACACAGGTAAAGGAAGCTGTAAGGAAAGTAATGttaagaaa TACTTAA